One window from the genome of Paenibacillus azoreducens encodes:
- a CDS encoding helix-turn-helix domain-containing protein, with protein sequence MTALEKAIADIVALQVAEAEKRIMERLSAASDRTLSFSEACDYLNMSSYSLRKLCLSKSIPHRVVGSPGSKNPRYLFSSISLDRWKRDEEARNYKSGGESK encoded by the coding sequence ATGACTGCTCTCGAAAAAGCCATTGCTGATATCGTGGCTTTACAAGTGGCCGAAGCAGAGAAGCGGATAATGGAACGCTTATCCGCTGCATCAGATCGGACACTTTCTTTTTCAGAAGCTTGCGATTATCTCAATATGTCTTCCTATTCGCTGAGGAAACTTTGCTTATCGAAGAGCATTCCGCATCGTGTTGTTGGATCTCCTGGAAGCAAAAATCCGAGGTATCTCTTTAGCTCTATCAGCTTGGATCGATGGAAGAGAGATGAAGAAGCTCGGAATTACAAAAGTGGTGGTGAATCCAAATGA
- a CDS encoding YozE family protein, producing the protein MNYLWPPSEPIPWTFKTWIKNFKGVDLPIGDLAEDISKDTFFPDGDDFSDIHAYICERANDPAVIETFVLVWNFYQASK; encoded by the coding sequence ATGAATTATTTATGGCCACCCAGCGAACCTATACCTTGGACATTTAAAACTTGGATTAAAAATTTTAAGGGCGTAGATCTTCCAATAGGTGATCTTGCTGAAGACATTTCAAAAGATACTTTCTTTCCCGATGGCGATGATTTTAGCGATATCCATGCGTACATCTGTGAAAGAGCAAATGACCCCGCGGTTATTGAAACTTTTGTGTTAGTATGGAATTTCTATCAGGCATCTAAATGA
- a CDS encoding VRR-NUC domain-containing protein, which yields MRESALERRLVREVKDIGGEAPKWVSPGNRGVPDRIVLLPNGQTIYVEMKAPGKHLSPLQERWKRKLLKMGHRHYKIDSNEDIDRFIQEVMPK from the coding sequence ATGAGAGAATCAGCACTGGAGCGTCGCTTGGTTCGGGAAGTAAAAGATATTGGCGGAGAGGCACCCAAATGGGTGAGCCCAGGAAACCGGGGAGTACCAGACCGGATTGTACTCTTACCGAATGGTCAAACGATATACGTCGAGATGAAAGCTCCCGGGAAGCATCTGTCCCCTTTGCAGGAGCGCTGGAAACGGAAGCTACTGAAAATGGGGCACAGGCATTACAAAATAGATTCGAACGAGGACATTGACCGGTTCATTCAGGAGGTGATGCCGAAATGA
- a CDS encoding AbrB/MazE/SpoVT family DNA-binding domain-containing protein, giving the protein MKATGIVRYLDGLGRVVIPMELRRTLGIGEKDPLEIFVDGERIILKKYQPGCYICGDVDGELETFYDRPICLKCIKEIGKHAEKIKASFSPTAK; this is encoded by the coding sequence ATGAAAGCTACTGGAATTGTTCGATATCTTGATGGCCTGGGTCGTGTCGTTATCCCAATGGAGCTGCGTCGCACTTTGGGCATCGGAGAAAAGGACCCACTAGAAATTTTCGTGGATGGAGAGCGCATCATTCTTAAAAAGTATCAGCCAGGTTGCTATATCTGTGGCGATGTCGACGGGGAGCTGGAGACTTTTTACGATCGTCCTATTTGCTTGAAATGCATCAAGGAGATCGGCAAGCACGCGGAAAAGATCAAAGCTTCATTTTCACCTACTGCTAAATAA
- a CDS encoding ImmA/IrrE family metallo-endopeptidase: MLYEELQKEAMSLGIDVFEMSFRGSSKGLYKNKSIGIRFDLNDRTEKACILAEELGHYHTSSGNILDQRDIRNRKQELRARQWAYERLVPLSSIVQAYKSNANGRFEIAEYLGVTEEFLQDSIDRYRDKYGILTSIDNYIIFLDPLRVVEVVA; this comes from the coding sequence ATGCTATATGAAGAGCTTCAAAAGGAGGCCATGTCTTTAGGTATTGATGTTTTTGAGATGTCCTTTCGCGGGAGCTCAAAAGGGTTATATAAGAATAAATCTATCGGAATTCGGTTTGATCTCAATGACCGTACAGAAAAAGCTTGCATACTCGCCGAGGAACTCGGGCACTATCATACATCGTCTGGAAACATTCTGGATCAACGTGATATACGAAATCGAAAACAGGAGCTGCGTGCAAGACAATGGGCTTATGAAAGGCTTGTACCCCTTTCGTCGATTGTACAAGCCTACAAGTCCAATGCTAACGGCAGATTTGAAATAGCGGAATACTTAGGAGTAACAGAAGAGTTTCTTCAAGATTCAATTGACCGATATAGAGATAAATATGGCATTCTAACATCTATTGATAACTACATAATTTTTCTCGATCCGCTTCGAGTAGTAGAAGTGGTTGCATAA
- a CDS encoding helix-turn-helix domain-containing protein — MMTHYTEFGAEARKIMFQKNIKMKDVAQELGVSVTYVSEIFKGTRPGEKQKPLIAKMLGMESEVCNP, encoded by the coding sequence ATGATGACCCATTACACCGAATTCGGAGCCGAAGCCAGAAAAATCATGTTCCAGAAAAACATCAAAATGAAAGATGTTGCACAGGAGCTTGGCGTGTCCGTTACTTACGTTTCTGAAATTTTCAAAGGGACTCGACCTGGAGAGAAGCAAAAACCGCTAATCGCAAAAATGCTTGGAATGGAAAGCGAGGTATGTAATCCATGA
- a CDS encoding MazG-like family protein gives MNPWVSVAKERQRQEEKWGQQDHEPMMWMGILGEEFGELCQAVNETHFDNGPEARKKGGYENMREEAVQVAAVAISFIEALDRRYGRDDE, from the coding sequence ATGAACCCATGGGTGAGTGTGGCTAAGGAACGTCAACGTCAAGAGGAAAAATGGGGACAGCAAGATCATGAACCAATGATGTGGATGGGAATTCTCGGAGAGGAATTTGGGGAGCTGTGCCAGGCAGTGAACGAAACCCACTTTGATAATGGTCCAGAGGCACGGAAAAAGGGTGGCTATGAGAATATGCGAGAAGAGGCCGTTCAGGTTGCCGCGGTGGCAATATCTTTCATTGAAGCTCTTGACCGGCGATATGGACGGGATGACGAATGA
- a CDS encoding Bro-N domain-containing protein, with product MKQMLQFEGRHSILVLMPEDVTVPFKGDFIISAKDVAAVLDYRGEKATTNVLKFCKEDHIYNVTNSDLLNRKVRKLNNAGEKFISNLSLNRVLGQSEQPKAIPFQDWLYEDMLPSVQKTGHYALPGVESELLHFKKEAYMVEIAANVLRLPESGRLKLLGDFNRQHGLSIPLPGYADEPITESATELLKKHGVGIQTKAFNVLLLSRGILEEKERPSSKGGTKTYKSLTDTGLEYGKNIISPNNPRETVPHYYPERFKELLNLVGLERIDAP from the coding sequence ATGAAGCAGATGCTCCAATTTGAAGGGCGACATTCAATTTTAGTGCTGATGCCGGAAGACGTGACCGTCCCCTTTAAAGGTGACTTCATTATCAGCGCAAAAGATGTGGCAGCGGTTCTTGATTATCGAGGAGAGAAAGCCACGACGAACGTATTGAAATTCTGTAAAGAGGATCACATATATAACGTGACAAATTCAGACCTTCTGAATCGGAAGGTCCGAAAACTTAACAATGCCGGCGAAAAATTTATATCGAACTTATCCCTAAACCGAGTGCTCGGTCAATCGGAGCAGCCCAAAGCAATCCCGTTTCAAGACTGGCTTTATGAAGATATGCTTCCATCGGTACAAAAGACAGGGCACTACGCTCTACCCGGCGTTGAATCTGAATTACTCCACTTCAAGAAAGAGGCGTACATGGTAGAAATCGCGGCCAATGTTCTACGACTTCCAGAAAGCGGACGTTTGAAACTGTTAGGTGATTTCAACCGCCAACATGGTTTATCAATACCGCTACCAGGGTACGCAGACGAGCCGATAACGGAATCGGCCACAGAGTTACTTAAAAAGCACGGGGTTGGTATTCAAACGAAGGCGTTCAATGTCTTGCTTCTAAGTCGCGGAATATTGGAAGAGAAGGAGCGACCTTCAAGTAAAGGTGGGACTAAAACGTACAAATCCCTAACTGATACTGGATTAGAGTACGGAAAGAACATCATTAGCCCTAACAATCCGAGAGAAACAGTTCCTCACTATTACCCCGAGAGATTTAAAGAACTTCTCAACCTCGTAGGGTTGGAAAGGATCGATGCTCCATGA
- a CDS encoding DUF2800 domain-containing protein yields the protein MTQLAHAERAHALLGASKADQWINCPPSARLQENIPEKRSEYADEGTGAHELSELILRRRLTPCNSAERNRLDKAISDFKASNQYYGPEMEDAVTAYVEVVEEHFMAAKARSADAIILLEERLDFTEWVPDGYGTGDVVLISDGVLEVIDLKYGKGVPVSAIGNPQLRLYGLGAWSNWNYLYSINEVRMTIVQPRLDSVSADTLPLGELIEWAETVVKPAAALADAGEGEFKSGSHCRWCKVKGSCRARADENMKALAYEFQDPALLSLDEIGNVLYVAEQLKVWAKDVEDYAFEQAKKGVRIPSWKLVEGRSNRTITDKPAAVDILIVEGFDESSIYKPRELLGIGDLEKKIGKKELAALLDGLIMKPPGKPVLVPETDKRPELNSVDNDFAGEEFEV from the coding sequence ATGACGCAGCTGGCACACGCTGAACGGGCCCATGCGCTCCTGGGGGCGTCAAAGGCAGATCAATGGATAAACTGTCCGCCGAGTGCCAGACTGCAGGAGAACATCCCAGAAAAACGGAGTGAGTATGCCGATGAGGGGACGGGAGCGCATGAGCTATCCGAATTGATCCTGCGTCGGCGGCTGACACCATGCAATTCAGCAGAGCGCAATCGGCTGGATAAGGCTATTTCTGATTTCAAGGCTAGTAACCAGTATTACGGTCCGGAGATGGAGGATGCCGTGACTGCCTATGTTGAGGTGGTCGAAGAGCATTTCATGGCTGCAAAAGCCAGATCAGCGGACGCAATTATCCTGCTGGAAGAACGGCTGGACTTTACGGAATGGGTGCCTGATGGATACGGCACCGGTGACGTTGTGCTTATATCCGACGGTGTACTTGAAGTCATTGACTTGAAATACGGTAAGGGCGTTCCGGTCAGTGCAATCGGAAACCCGCAACTTCGGCTGTATGGCCTGGGTGCCTGGTCCAATTGGAATTATCTTTACTCAATCAACGAGGTACGCATGACGATCGTGCAGCCTCGGCTGGATAGCGTCAGCGCAGACACTTTGCCGCTGGGTGAGCTCATTGAGTGGGCCGAAACGGTTGTCAAGCCCGCAGCCGCGCTGGCTGATGCGGGGGAAGGGGAATTCAAATCCGGGAGCCATTGCCGCTGGTGCAAGGTGAAAGGCAGCTGCCGGGCACGCGCAGACGAGAATATGAAGGCTCTGGCTTACGAGTTCCAGGACCCTGCTCTGTTATCTCTTGATGAAATCGGAAACGTTCTGTACGTGGCTGAACAGCTTAAAGTCTGGGCCAAGGATGTTGAGGATTACGCCTTTGAGCAGGCCAAGAAAGGCGTCCGGATCCCGTCATGGAAGCTTGTCGAAGGTAGAAGCAACCGGACCATTACTGATAAACCTGCTGCAGTGGATATTTTGATTGTTGAGGGGTTCGACGAATCTTCGATCTATAAGCCTCGCGAGCTGCTAGGAATTGGTGACTTGGAGAAGAAGATCGGTAAGAAGGAACTCGCCGCACTTCTGGACGGTTTGATCATGAAGCCCCCAGGAAAGCCGGTACTCGTGCCGGAGACCGACAAGCGGCCGGAGCTGAACAGTGTTGATAATGACTTTGCTGGAGAGGAGTTTGAAGTTTGA
- a CDS encoding helix-turn-helix domain-containing protein, with product MGLLENIQHLCEEIGTSVPKLEQELGFGKGSIYKWAKSSPTLDKLEKVANYLKVSLDYLLDRGSIFDLGPYIEEERHEQGLSAEEFSSLLGISPSELDRYENQEIPLTDKLEDKIMSIFGMTSAEFRDKYGLFDEKIPDEFDGDINSYISYEKIKEKEASQDFGPTLETIAAHHDEDEWTEEDLEDIEQFKEFIRMRREKRNKE from the coding sequence ATGGGGTTGTTGGAAAATATTCAGCATCTCTGCGAAGAGATAGGAACTTCTGTGCCAAAATTAGAGCAGGAGCTTGGTTTTGGAAAAGGATCAATATATAAATGGGCTAAAAGTTCACCGACTCTCGATAAATTGGAGAAGGTTGCGAATTACCTAAAAGTTTCACTTGATTACCTCCTTGATAGAGGATCAATTTTTGATCTCGGCCCCTATATCGAAGAGGAGCGGCATGAACAAGGGCTTTCTGCTGAAGAATTTAGCTCCTTGTTAGGAATTAGTCCTTCCGAATTAGACCGATATGAAAATCAAGAAATTCCTCTAACTGACAAATTAGAGGACAAGATTATGAGTATTTTCGGTATGACATCTGCTGAATTTCGCGACAAATACGGGTTGTTTGATGAAAAGATTCCAGACGAGTTCGACGGCGATATAAATAGTTATATCTCTTATGAAAAAATAAAAGAGAAAGAAGCGTCGCAGGATTTCGGACCTACACTCGAAACCATTGCGGCCCATCACGATGAAGATGAGTGGACTGAGGAGGATCTGGAAGACATAGAACAATTCAAAGAATTCATTAGAATGAGAAGAGAAAAGCGCAACAAGGAGTGA
- a CDS encoding DNA polymerase produces MTLLQIDLETYSSIDLKTCGVHRYVEAPDFEILLFGFAFDDDPVQVIDLTDFQSVPKDVMDALRMDVTKTAFNAAFERTAIAKHFGITCDPSQWMCTAVWALTLGLPGSLEGVAKALKIDAQKDARGKALIKYFSVPCRPSKVNGQRTRNHPYHDPEKWQQYIEYNRQDVVVERDVRRQLERFPVPESEWKLWALDQRINDRGVRIDREFVNQAITCAKQYSERLMIEAKELTGLENPNSDAQLKGWLKENGLEVESLAKDYMPALLDAAPNEEAFRALELRQEMGKTSNSKYDAMARCICDDDRVRGILQFCGANRTWRWAGRNVQMHNLPKNEIDDLARARETLRSGDYELLEILYGAPPFILSQLVRTGLIPSPGHRFIVADFAAIEGRVISWLADESWKLEVFRTHGKIYEATAAQMFGVSFETIVKGHENYKYRPFGKVGELACGFGGGVSALEKMDKKKEIPKDQYDRLVKQWRDANPKIRKLWYSAEEAALEAVRSKTTVKLAHGVRYRYSSGVLFADLPSGHSLAYPSPEIKQDSKFNKDGLTFRAPDKSGKMIAQRTWGGTLVENLVQAIARDCLAESLMRLDAHGYEIVLHVHDEAIADAPIGWGSVEEMTEIMSQPIDWAPGLPLQAAGFECDFYQKD; encoded by the coding sequence ATGACACTTCTCCAGATTGACCTTGAAACTTATTCATCCATCGATCTTAAAACATGCGGCGTCCATCGTTACGTTGAGGCGCCGGACTTTGAAATTCTTCTATTCGGCTTTGCCTTTGATGATGACCCGGTCCAAGTGATCGATTTAACCGATTTTCAATCCGTTCCAAAGGACGTCATGGACGCGCTCCGGATGGATGTTACCAAGACCGCTTTTAACGCCGCTTTTGAACGGACAGCCATCGCCAAGCATTTCGGCATAACTTGTGATCCGTCGCAATGGATGTGCACAGCCGTATGGGCACTCACTTTAGGGCTGCCTGGCAGCCTGGAAGGTGTTGCTAAAGCGCTCAAAATCGATGCCCAGAAGGACGCGCGGGGTAAAGCGCTCATCAAGTATTTCTCAGTCCCGTGCAGGCCGAGTAAAGTTAACGGCCAACGTACACGAAACCACCCGTATCATGATCCTGAAAAATGGCAGCAGTATATCGAGTACAATCGCCAGGATGTTGTAGTGGAACGAGATGTCCGGCGGCAACTAGAACGCTTCCCAGTTCCAGAGAGTGAATGGAAGCTGTGGGCTCTCGATCAACGAATTAATGATCGAGGTGTCCGGATAGATAGGGAATTCGTTAATCAGGCTATCACGTGCGCGAAACAGTACTCAGAACGACTGATGATCGAGGCCAAGGAACTGACGGGGTTGGAGAATCCAAACAGTGATGCCCAGCTCAAGGGCTGGCTTAAAGAGAACGGTTTAGAAGTAGAAAGTCTCGCCAAAGATTATATGCCCGCTCTACTTGACGCTGCACCAAACGAGGAAGCATTTCGAGCCCTGGAACTTCGGCAGGAGATGGGGAAAACGAGTAATAGTAAATATGACGCTATGGCTCGCTGTATATGTGATGATGACCGCGTCCGTGGAATCCTTCAATTTTGTGGAGCTAACCGGACTTGGCGTTGGGCTGGCCGAAACGTGCAAATGCATAACTTGCCTAAAAACGAGATTGATGATTTAGCACGGGCGAGGGAGACGTTACGATCCGGTGACTATGAACTTTTGGAAATTCTTTACGGCGCTCCACCGTTCATTCTCTCGCAGCTCGTGCGAACCGGGCTTATCCCGTCGCCTGGTCATAGATTCATCGTTGCGGACTTTGCAGCGATCGAGGGCCGGGTTATCTCCTGGCTGGCTGACGAAAGTTGGAAGCTTGAGGTTTTCAGGACGCATGGAAAGATCTACGAAGCAACGGCTGCGCAAATGTTTGGTGTTTCTTTCGAGACGATCGTTAAAGGTCACGAGAATTATAAGTATCGTCCTTTTGGTAAAGTTGGTGAGCTTGCTTGCGGATTCGGTGGAGGTGTCTCAGCGCTCGAAAAGATGGATAAGAAGAAAGAGATCCCGAAGGACCAATACGATAGGCTCGTTAAGCAATGGCGTGACGCAAACCCGAAGATTAGGAAGCTTTGGTACTCCGCCGAAGAGGCTGCTTTGGAAGCAGTTCGTTCGAAAACAACAGTAAAACTGGCTCACGGTGTTCGTTACCGCTATTCATCCGGCGTTCTGTTTGCCGATCTTCCAAGCGGGCATAGTCTGGCCTACCCAAGTCCAGAAATCAAGCAAGATTCTAAATTCAATAAAGATGGTTTAACCTTTAGGGCTCCGGATAAGAGTGGCAAAATGATTGCACAACGCACTTGGGGCGGAACTCTCGTCGAAAATTTGGTGCAAGCGATCGCGAGAGACTGTCTGGCTGAGAGCTTGATGCGGCTCGATGCTCACGGATATGAGATTGTCCTGCATGTACATGACGAGGCTATCGCCGACGCACCAATCGGCTGGGGATCAGTAGAGGAAATGACGGAGATCATGAGCCAACCTATCGACTGGGCGCCAGGGCTGCCGCTACAAGCTGCAGGATTTGAATGTGACTTCTATCAGAAGGATTAA
- a CDS encoding DUF2815 family protein, which translates to MAIDNQTTKLVTGKVRLSYANVWEPQENDSGDLKYSTSILIPKDDKETLRKIKAIVDLLKEQAKAKYNGKLPAKFHTPLRDGDEERPDDEAYANHYFFNASSKNKPGIAKPIGKDPSTGKTKFAEITDTTEVYSGCYSKVSVNFYLFDTKGNKGIAAGLNNIVKVQDGDFLGGRSSLNDDFADEDFDTDDFEDDDDFMN; encoded by the coding sequence ATGGCAATCGATAATCAAACTACAAAATTGGTGACAGGTAAGGTCCGTCTTAGTTATGCGAACGTGTGGGAGCCGCAAGAGAACGATAGCGGGGATCTCAAGTACAGTACGTCAATTTTGATCCCGAAGGACGACAAGGAAACCCTTCGTAAGATCAAGGCGATTGTAGATTTGCTTAAGGAGCAAGCAAAAGCCAAATATAACGGGAAGCTGCCCGCGAAATTTCATACTCCGCTTCGTGATGGTGATGAAGAGAGACCGGACGATGAAGCGTACGCGAACCACTACTTCTTTAACGCAAGCAGTAAGAACAAGCCTGGGATCGCAAAGCCGATCGGTAAAGATCCATCAACAGGAAAGACCAAATTTGCTGAAATTACAGACACGACGGAAGTTTACTCCGGATGCTACTCCAAGGTTAGTGTTAACTTCTACCTCTTTGACACTAAGGGTAATAAGGGGATCGCTGCTGGCCTCAACAACATCGTTAAAGTGCAGGATGGTGACTTCCTTGGCGGCCGCAGCAGCCTGAACGATGATTTTGCCGATGAGGATTTCGATACGGACGATTTTGAAGATGACGATGATTTCATGAACTAA
- a CDS encoding DUF3310 domain-containing protein has product MLQKPSDPVNHPGHYTRGGIECIDAIEAATTAIWARGVQYRSRNQIPLALEVEERQRGSTESCMYIKRLIRE; this is encoded by the coding sequence GTGCTGCAGAAGCCATCTGATCCAGTCAATCATCCCGGACATTATACGCGAGGCGGGATCGAGTGCATCGATGCAATTGAGGCAGCGACAACGGCTATCTGGGCCAGAGGCGTACAATACCGGAGCCGCAATCAAATACCTCTGGCGCTGGAAGTGGAAGAACGGCAGAGAGGATCTACAGAAAGCTGCATGTACATTAAGCGCTTGATCAGAGAATGA